From Saccharibacillus brassicae:
TGCCGGTTCGTTCTGCGCAGGCTGCGCGTTCGGTGCCGGTACCGAATTTATAGGATTCGCCGCTTGCGAATCGGTCTGGCCTGCCGGATTTTGCGTAGGCGCGGCCAATTTTTTCGTAAATTCTTGTGCCGATTGTTCCGGTTGTGCGGTCTGGCCCTGCACAACGATCGGCGTTTCGCCCTGCGATGCGGATTGGGCCGATGCTGCGGGCAGCATCGCTGCCGTCTGCACGACAACAAGCAAAGCGATGATCGTGATTTTCTTGAGATTCATTCTACGACTCCCTTTATAGCTGAATTTGGTCCTTCTCTCGCTAAGCACATACTATTAGACGCGGGCATTTTGTAAAAGTTTCTGCAAATCATTAAAAAAAAGCGGCCTTCCGTTGTCGGGAAGAGCCGCCGCTTTAACATCATGCTAACATTTACATACGTTTTCGGTAAAAATCAAACGATTCAAATCCGAGTCTTCCCGCCTGCAAAAACGTTATACGGTCTGCATGCGCCGGCCTTCTTCGATGAGGGCGTAGGCCCGCTGCACCTGTTCGTCCGTCGGCGAATTCACGCCTTCGAGCGGGTATTCCCGGCCAAGTTCTTTCCATTTATAAATGCCCATTTGATGGTACGGCAGAATTTCGAATTTCTCGACGCCCTGCAGCGTCCCGATAAAACGTCCGAGGTCGCGCAGATTGTGCTCGTCGTCGTGGATGCCCGGCACGAAGACGTGGCGAATCCACGTTTTTTTGCCGTGATCGGACAGCCATTTCGCCGTGCGCAGCGTCTGTTCGTTGCTTACGCCGGTCAGCACTTTATGTTTGTCGTTGTCGATATGCTTGATGTCCAGCAGCACGAGATCGGTCACGTCCATCAAATATTGAATTTTGTCGGGATTGTTGAATCCGTTGCTGTCGAGCGTTGTGTGCAGTCCCCAGCGCTGTTTGACTTCGCGGAAAATTTCGGCCACGAAAGCGGCCTGCAGCGTCGGTTCTCCGCCCGAAATGGTCAGTCCGCCGCCCGAAGACCGATAATAATTCAGGTAAGGCTCGATTTCGGCCAGCACTTCGTCCACGGTCATTTCCCGGCCGCCGTCGAAATTCCACGTATCGGGGTTATGGCAGTATTGGCACTTCATGAGGCATCCCTGCAAAAATAATACGAAGCGTATGCCCGGGCCGTCTACCGTCCCGAAGGTTTCCAGCGAGTGTATGCGTCCTGTGTGACTCATTCGTTTTCACCCTTTCAAGGAGAACGGCGCTCCCCTGTAGCGAGCGCCGTCTATAAGATCTTATGAAGGAACAGGTATCCGGTCCGGCGAACGGCTTGCGCTTCAGCTCTGCCGGCTTGCCGGTTCCGGCCGGTTTACATATTCGAGTGGAACGTGCGGTTGATGACGTCCATCTGCTGTTCGCGGGTCAGCTTGATGAAGTTGACCGCGTAACCCGATACGCGGATCGTCAGCTGCGGATAATTTTCCGGATGGTCCATCGCGTCCATCAGCTGTTCGCGGTCGAACACGTTGACGTTCAGGTGATGGGCATGGCTGCCGAAATATCCGTCGAGCATCGCGACTAGGTTCGATTTGCGGGTCTCTTCTTCTTTGCCGAGCGCTTTGGGCACGATCGAGAACGTGTTCGAGATGCCGTCGAGGCTTTCTTCGTACGGCAGTTTGGCGACGGAACTGAGCGAAGCGAGCGCGCCTTTTTTGTCGCGGCCGTGCATCGGGTTTGCGCCCGGAGCGAACGGTTCGCCCGCTTTGCGGCCGTCCGGCGTCGTGCCGGTTTTTTTGCCGTAGACGACGTTCGACGTGATTGTCAGCACGGATTGGGTCGGTACCGAATCGCGGTACGTTTTGTGCTGGCGGATCATGCCCATGAATTTCTCGACGAGCTGCACGGCGATTTGGTCGACGCGGTCGTCGTTGTTGCCGTAGCAAGGGTATTCGCCTTCGATTTCGAAGTCGATCGCGATGCCCTGCTCGTTGCGGACCGGTTTGACTTTGGCGTGCTTGATCGCGCTCAGGGAATCGGCGGTGACGGACAGGCCGGCGATGCCGCATGCCATCGTGCGCAGGATGTCGCGGTCGTGCAGCGCCATTTCGATCCGTTCGTAGCTGTATTTATCGTGCATGTAATGGATGATGTTCAGCGCGTCCAGATACACTTTGGACAGCCATTCCATCATCGGCACGTACCGTTTCATGACTTCGTCGTAGTCGAGGTACTCGGACGTGATCGCCGGATATTCCGGTCCGATCTGCTCGCCGGATTTCTCGTCTTTGCCGCCGTTGATCGCGTACAGCAGCGTTTTGGCCAGATTGGCGCGTGCGCCGAAGAACTGCATTTGCTTGCCGATCCGCATCGCGGATACGCAGCAGGCGATACCGTAGTCGTCGCCGTAGATCGGACGCATCAGGTCGTCATTCTCGTATTGGATCGAGCTCGTCTCGATCGAGACTTTGGCGCAGTATTTCTTGAAGCCTTCCGGAAGCTGCTCCGACCACAGAACCGTCAGGTTCGGCTCCGGTGCGGGTCCCAGATTGTACAGCGTGTGCAGGAAGCGGAAGCTGCTCTTCGTGACGCGGGTCGTGCCGTCTACCGCCATACCGCCGATCGATTCCGTCACCCAGGTTGGGTCGCCGCTGAACAGTTCGTTGTAATCCGGCGTGCGCAGGAATTTGACGATCCGCAGTTTCATGACGAAGTGGTCGACGAGTTCCTGCGCCGTTTCTTCGGTCAGTGTGCCTTCGGCCAGATCGCGCTGGATGTAGACGTCCAGGAAGGAAGAGACGCGTCCGAGCGACATCGCCGCGCCGTTTTGTTCTTTGACCGCCGCGAGGTAGCCGAAGTAGACCCATTGGAACGCTTCTTTGGCATTGACGGCCGGTTTGGAGATATCCATGCCGTGCAGTTGGGCCATTTTTTTCAATTCGCCCAGCGCGCGGTACTGTTCGGAAATTTCTTCGCGCAGGCGGATCGTGTTCTCGTCCATGCCTTCGCCGACCGTTTCGTTATGCTCCCGCTGTTTTTGCTTCATCAGGAAGTCTACGCCGTACAGCGCGACGCGGCGATAATCGCCGATGATGCGGCCGCGGCCGTAAGCGTCCGGCAGGCCGGTCACGATGCCGGATTTGCGCGCAGCCCGGATCTCCGGCGTGTAGGCGTCGAATACGCCCTGGTTATGCGTCTTGCGAATATTCGTAAACGTCTCGACGATGGAATCCGGCACTTCGAACCCGTACGCTTTGCACGCGTCGATGACCATGCGGATACCGCCGTAAGGCTGAATGGCCCGTTTGAACGGCTCGTCCGTCTGTACGCCGACGATCTGTTCTTTGGCCTGGTCGAGGTAGCCCGGTCCGTGCGACACGATCGATCCCGGCGTGTTGACGTCCACGTCCCAGACGCCGCCTCTTTCCCGTTCTTCCTTGGACAGCTTGGATACGATCTGCCACAGATCGTTCGTGTTCGCCGTAGGTCCCGCCAGGAACTTTTCGTTACCGGTGTAAGGCGTTACGTTTTCGTCGATAAAGTTTTTGGTGTCCACGTGGTTCGTCCATTTGCCCGCTTTGAACCCTCTCCATGCTTCCGAATTCGCGCCCGTGATTTCTTTTTCGATAACCGACATGTGATTACCTCCGTTTTATGTGTATTTGGCCGGGATCGCGGTGCCAAGCCTTCCGCGTCCCGCCATCGATCCCTGATTGCCGACAGCAGCGTTGACAAGGTGAAAAATATCACATTCATCGAAAGAGAACGTCGTTCCGGTGTGGGTTTCCCTCTCGATGCGTTTGGGGACCTTCTATGCCTTTATTATGCGCGCCCTCATCCGTAGATACTGTGACATTTCTCACAGAACCGACTCTTTTTTATGATCTTTATCACTTTTAACGCCGTTTTCTGAATAACACCGCAATTTATGACTGCTTTTCACAGCTTACAAGAAAGCAAAAAACGACGCCCCTCGCGGGAGCGCCGTTCCAGTTGTTCTGATCTTAGATCTGCTTATTCTTCGAAGCGGCCGTAGAAAGCGTCGCGGTACACGTCGGCAAGTTCCGTCACGAGCGGCATTTTAGGGTTGGCTGTCGTGCATTGGTCTTCGAACGCGCGGTCGGCCAGGTAGTCGACGCGGCTCTCGAACTGCTTCGCGTCGAAGCCGAGTTCCTGGAACGTCTCGGGTACGCCCAATTTGCGGTTCAGATCGCGGATCGCGTTGATCAGACTCTTCACGCCTTCTTCCGTCGTTCTGGCCGGCAGCCCCAGAATACGGGCGATTTCGGCATACCGTTCGTCGGCGATAAAGTGCGAGTATTTCGGGAACGAAGCGAACTTCGTCGGTTTTTTGGCATTATAGCGAATAACGTGCGGCATCAGGATCGCGTTGGTGCGGCCGTGGGCCGTATGGTATTCCCCGCCCCATTTGTGCGCCAGACTGTGGTTGATGCCCAGGAACGCGTTGGCAAACGCCATGCCGGCAAGCGTCGAAGCGTTGTGCATTTTCTCGCGGGCCAGCTTGTCGCCGGTCAGCGCGGATTTCTCCAGGTTGGCAAACACGAGCTGGATCGCTTTGATCGCGAGGCCGTCCGTGTAGTCGCTCGCCATGACCGATACATAAGCTTCGATCGCGTGCGTCAGCACGTCCATGCCCGTATCGGCTACCGCCACTTTAGGCAGCGAGTAGACGAATTCCGGATCGACGATCGCCACGTCCGGCGTCAGTTCGTAATCGGCCAGCGGATATTTCGTGTTGCCGTTCTCTTTATCGGTGATGACCGCGAACGACGTCACTTCCGAACCCGTACCCGAAGTCGTCGGAATCGCGACGAACTTCGCTTTTTTGCCCAGACGCGGGTATTTGTAGATCCGTTTGCGGATATCCATAAATTTCTGTTTGAGGTTGTTGAAGTCGGTATCCGGATATTCGTAGAACAACCACATGCCTTTGGCGGCATCCATCGGCGAACCGCCGCCCAACGCGATGATGCAGTCCGGCTGGAACCGTTCCATCATGGCGCGGCCGCGTTCAACGGTCGTCGTCGACGGATCGGGCTCCACTTCGGAGAACACTTCGATCGCGACCGGCGTTTGGCGCTGGCGCAAGTAATGCTGCACTCTTTCGACGTAGCCGAGCTGGACCATCATCGGGTCGGTAACGATCGCGACGCGGGTAATGTCCGGCATTTTGGCCAGGTACTGCGTTGCGTTTTTCTCGAAGTAAATTTTGTCCGGCACTTTAAACCACTGCATATTCACGGTACGACGCGCCACCCTTTTCACGTTGATCAGGTTCACTGCGGTTACGTTGGAAGAAGTCGAGTTGCGGCCGTACGAGCCGCAGCCGAGCGTCAGCGAAGGCAGGTTCGTGTTGTAGATGTCGCCGATCGCGCCGTGCGTCGAAGGCGAATTGACGATGATGCGGCCGGTTTGCAGACGGTTCGCGAAGCGCTGGATGACGGCGTCGTCGTTGGAGTGGATCGCCGAAGAGTGGCCCATACCGCCGAATTCCACGACTTCCGCGGCGCGTGCGATGCCTTCGTCCGCCGTTTTGACTCTGTAGCAGGCCAGAACCGGGCTCAATTTCTCGGCCGACAGCGGGAACTTGGTGCCGACGCCTTCGATTTCGGCCACGAGGATCTTCGTCGTCGCCGGAACGGTGATACCGGCCATTTCCGCGATCTTCACGGCCGATTGTCCGACGATAGCCGGGTTGACCGCGCATTTGTCCACGTTCATCGCGCTTGGCGTCAGTTTGGCGATTTCGTCTTTGCTCAGGAAGTAACAGCCGTTTGCGATCATTTTCTTTTTGACGCGATCGTAGATCGGTTCTTCGATGATGACCGCCTGCTCGGAAGCGCAGATCATGCCGTTATCGAACGATTTGGACAAGATCAGGTCGGTAACGGCCTGGTCGATATCGGCCGTCTTCTCGATGAAGGCCGGCACGTTGCCGGGACCTACGCCGAGCGCCGGCTTGCCGCAGCTGTAAGCTGCGCGGACCATCGCGCCGCCGCCGGTCGCCAGAATCAGCGCCACGTCGGGGTGGTTCATCAGGATGTTCGTCTTGTCCATCGAAGGCTTGTCGATCCATTGGATACAGCCTTCCGGAGCGCCGGCTTGGACCGCCGCTTCCTGCAGGATTCGGGCCGCTTCCGAACTGCAGTATTGCGCGGAAGGGTGGAATCCGAATATAATGGGGTTACGTGTCTTAATGGAAATCAGCGCTTTGAACATCGTTGTGGAGGTCGGGTTCGTGACCGGCGTGATCCCCATCACGATGCCGACCGGCTCCGCGATTTTCTGGAAGCTGTCATACTCGTTGTCTTCGATCACGCCTACCGTTTTATCATTTTTGATACTGTGGTAGATGTACTCGGTAGCGAAGAGATTTTTCGTAATCTTGTCTTCGTACACGCCGCGCTTCGTTTCTTCGATCGCGATCCTTGCGAGATACATGTGCTTGTCCAGGCCGGCCAGGGCCATCGCTTGCACGACGGTATCGATTTGAGCCTGATCCATTTGCATGAAAGCTTCCTGCGCTTTTCTCGCGTTGTCGATCAGCTTCTGAATGTCCTGCTCGGCGGTTGGTTCAACAGTACGGGCGGCTTCATTTTTCACTGCCATTTCCCTCATCCTCCTCAAGATGTTTGCGTTGTTTTCTCTACGTGAACGATCATAGCATAGCGGTTTTGGTTTGGGAAGTGAAATTTTTCACAAAATAAACGGCGTTTCTTTTCTCTTCGAAACGAGCATTTTTCCCTCATTAATGGCCGATTTCCGCTTTTTTAAAAAAACACAAGAATTAATCCAAAAATTTCGTAATAAGAATTGACAAAGTATTCGATTTGACGCATGATAAGGACATAAAGTGAAAAAAGTCACAATGTCCGATCAACACGAACTGTGCGTTTGCGCAAAGGAGAGGTTAACGATGACCCAATACTACCACGCTACCAACCATCGGGGCAATACCGGTTGTTTTTCGGAGTCGAACATGCAGCGTCTGGAAGTGCTCATGAAAGACCGCCATATTCCCGAAGGCTCCCACCTGTTCTGGGAAGGCGATCTGGCCGACAAGCTCTACTATATCAAGCGCGGCCGGGTCAAGCTGACCAAATCGACCGACGAAGGCAAAGAACTCATCTTGTACATGTACCAGTCGGACGATATGGTCGGTCAAGCCGATCCTTTTTTCAGCAGCAAGCACAGCTTCACGGCGGAAGTGATCGAAGATACCGAAGTCGGCGTAATCGAGCATAAAGATCTGGAAGTGCTGATCTGCCAACACTGCGATTTCGCGATCGACTTCATGAAATGGATGGGCATTCATCACCGCCTGACGCAGACGAAGTTCCGGGACCTGATGATGTACGGCAAGCCGGGCGCCCTCTGCTCGACGCTTATCCGTCTCGGCAACACGTACGGCGAGAAGCACGGCGAGACGATCCTGATCAACAAAAAGATTACGCATACCGATCTGTCGAACATGATCGGAGCGACCCGGGAAAGCGTGAACCGGATGCTCAGCGATCTGCGCAAAAAAGGCGCGGTCGAATACGAGAACGGCATGATCGTCATTACCGATCTCGGCATGCTGCAGGAAGTGTGTCACTGCGAAATGTGTCCAAACGAAATATGCCGGATCTAAGGAGATCCGGCCTGTTTGCGTTCGCTGCCGGGCGCTTCGCTGAGAAGCGGTTCGGCTACAGCTTTTCCAATGTCAGTTCCACGTAATCGCCCGGCTGCAGCTGCATGTCGAATCCCCGTTCCCGGTTCAGCTCTTTGCCGTTCACTTTGAGCACCCAGCGCTCGCTCGGTTTGGTCATGTAGCCTTCCTGCGTATCCGGGCTTGCCTTGACGAGGCGGATCGTGCGGTCGTTCTCGGACATCGTGACGAGGCCGCTCGCTTTGAGCACGTCGCGCACCATCGTCCCTTCCCGGTAAGGATGGGCGTACGAACCGCCCAGCGAGGCATTCAGCTCGCCGCCGCTGATCAGCAGCGTATTGACCGGCTCCCCGTCGTTCCCCGGCGCTTCGATATAGAGCAGAATCTCGTCGCCGGGCTGAATGCGCGTGCTGAATCCGCTCTCCGGTATTTCCTGGCCGTTCTGCTTGACGACCCACATCAATTCGGAATGCAGCTCCGTGTCGTCCACCGAGTCGATCCGCCCTTCGTTGTCGAAACTGACGATGCCGCTGCGCTCCAGCGCGTCGCGGATCGTGTCTTCCGTGCGGTACGTACTGACAAGCGACCGGTTCTCGTTCGGCATATAGATGCCGCCGTCGACGACCAGCCTGAAGTTCTCTCCCCCGCTTGCCGCCGCGTCGGCCGCTACGTCCGCCGACGGCTGGCGCAGCAGAAAAGCCATTGCGGCCGCGGCCGCGATGAGCAAGGCGGCAAGCACGAATAGCAGGACGCGTTGATCGGGCATTTTGATTTTTGTCCGCATAGGCTCCCGTTCCCTTCATCGAGCGTGTTCTTCCTTATTGTAACAAAACGGGCGGGCCTTTCTCAAATGCTGTTTGCGTGTGCGGCGGCATCAAAAGAACCCCTTTGCCGGCAAAGGGGTTCTGCGCGAAAATTCGGTCATTCGACCCAAAATTCCGCCCACATCTGAATTTGTTCCATAACCGGCTTCAGTGCACGACCTTTTTCGGTCAGCTCGTATTCGATGCGCACCGGAGTCTCCGGATACACGTGACGCGTCAGAATGCCTTCGCCTTCCAGGTCCTTCATGCGTTCCGATAACATTTTGTCGCTCATCATCGGAATCTGGTTGGAAATATCCTTGAACCGCTTCGGACCGCTCATCAAAGTCTGAATGATCAGGCCGTTCCAACGTTTGCCCAGAAACGAAAACGCGCTCTCAAAACGCGGGCAAAGCTGCATCGGAATTTCGCTTTTTTGCTCAATCATAGATGATCACCTCTTAGAAGATTCCCTCTGAAGAGAAACTTACGATTTGTTAGTTTATTTCATATTAACACATTTCCAAGAAAAAGAAAATGCTTTTATGAATTATTTTTCAGGTCCAAAAATTGCTTGAGCGCCGCCAAATCCTGCTCGATCACCGCTTCCAGCGAACGATTGTAGATGACGGCCGCCGGATGGTACAGCGGGAAAATCGAATACGACCGATCCCCGAACACGTAGCGGGAATGCGGATCGGACACTTCTTCCAGCCGCTGGATCGGCCCTTCGAGCACTTTGCCGTGCAGCGAAGAGATCGTCTCGTGGCTGCCGATCAGCCGATGCAGCCCGATATTGCCCATCGGCACGATCACCCGGGGCTGCACGAGTTCGATCTCCGCGTCGAGGATCGGCGCATGGGCCAACACTTCGTTCTTCGTCGGCGTCCGGTTCGAGCGGCTGATCCTCGGCTCTTTGCCGGGCGCCGTGCCCGCCACGACCTTGTCCTTGAACGGGCGGCTGCGCACCGCGCTCGAAATATAGATGTCCTGACGGGTCAGGCCGATCTTCTTCAGATACTCTTCGAGCACTTTGCCCGCCTGCCCGGTAAACGGGCGTCCTTCCACGATCTCCGTCGCGCCGGGCGCTTCCCCGACGAACATGATTTGGGCCGGGATGGCTCCCTGACCGAGCAAAAACCCTTCCAGATCGTAACTTGCGGATCGGTGCAGGCATTCCCGGATCAGTTCTTCCGCCACCGGCGCACTGCCGAACTCCACCTTCATCGCCATCCCCCTTTCTGTTATCGCTACCCGTTGATTAACAGGTATTGCAATTATTTTACCCCAAAACCGATAGAGCGCCAACCATGCAAGGTCTGTTTCGCAAATTTTGTGAGCGCTCTCTTGGATTCGGGAAAAAAAGGCAAAAAAGCCGCTGTTCGCTTGAAGCGAACAACGGCTTTGCGGCAGCCTCGGCTGCCGGACGAACGATCAACGAACCATCAAGTCGCGAACCATCCGTTCGAATTGCGGGCGAAGCCGGCGAGGCTTAGACCAGTTCGCGGGCGTGCAGCGGACGAAGCGGCTGCGTATTGCCGTAGACCGGCTTGGCCGATTGCGTCGGATAAGCCCAACGAACCGAATTGGAGATGACGCGAATCACGTCCTGGTTGTAGTAGGTCGGATACGTCTCGTGCCCCGGACGGAAGTAGAAAATCTTGCCGGAACCGCGCGTAAACGTGCAGCCGCTGCGGAACACTTCGCCGCCGGAGAAGTTGCTGATAAAGACGATCTCGTCCGGATTCGGAATATCGAAAAATTCGCCGTACATTTCTTCGTGTTCCAAAATGATGTTCTCGCCGATGCCTTCGGCGATCGGGTGCGAAGGATTGACGGCCCACAAAATTTCCTGCTCGCCTTCTTCGCGCCATTTCAGGTCGCAGCCCGTACCCATCAGCTTCTTGAACGGTTTGGAGAAGTGGCCGGAGTGCAGGACGATCAGGCCCATGCCTTCGCGGACGCGCTGCGCGACCGCTTCGGCGATCGAATCGTCGACCAGTTCGTGCGCCATATGTCCCCACCAGATCATGACGTCGGTCGAGTCGAGCACTTCTCTCGTCAGGCCGTGGTCGTCTTCTTCCAGCGTGCAGGTGCGAATCGCGAAGCCTTCCGGCGTCAGGGCGCGTTCCAGCTGTTTGTGAATGCCGTCCGGATAGACGGCTTTGACCTTTTCGTCTCTGCGTTCGTGCACGAATTCGTTCCAGATGGTTACGTTGATCATCGTCGATGTCCCCTTAGTTATACCTGTATTGTGTGCTGCGGCATTCGGTCGGTTTATTTAGACCCACCACATTTCTCCCGCCGGTTCTTCGATCAGAATCTGCTGGAGATTGCGGACGGCTTTACTGAATCCTTCGTCCACGGACATTAGTCCGTCTTCGTGTTCGATGCTGACTACGTGATCGTAGCTTTGCAGGCGCAGTTCGCTGATCATGTCCGCCCAGATCTTCACGTCGTGGCCGTAGCCCACGCTGCGGAAGTTCCAGCCGCGATCCTGCATCTGCGTATACGACTGCATATCGGTCAGACCGTGCATATTGACGTTGCTTTGGTCGATCGTGATATCTTTGGCATGGAAATGGTGGATGGCTCCGGCGCGTCCGAGAATACGGATCGCTTGGACCGGATCGATGCCCTGCCACCACATGTGGCTCGGATCGAGGTTGACGCCGACGGCTTCGCAGGTCGCTTCGCGCAGGCGCAGCATCGTGGCCGGCGTATGGGCCGAGAACCCGCCGTGCAGTTCGATCCCGATTTTGACGCCGTGGTCTTCCGCGAATTTGCCGGCTTCTTTCCAGTAGGGAATGACTTTGGTCTCCCACTGCCATTTCAGCAGATCCTGGTAATCGTTCGGCCACGGAGCGACCGGCCAGTTCGGATATTTGGCATCCTCGCTGTCGCCGGGACAACCGGAGAACGTGTTGACGACCGGAATGCCGAGACGCTGCGCCAATTCGACGCTTTGCAGGAATACGTCGTGATCGGCTTTCGCGAGCGCTTTTTGCGGGTGAAGCGGATTGCCGTGACAGCTCAGTGCGCTGACGACAAGGCCGCGCGACTCGATCGCTTTTCGGAAAGCTTCCAACTTCGACGGGTCGGCCAGCAGTTCTTCCGGGTTGCAGTATTCGTTGCCCGGATAACCCCCCGTGCCGATCTCTACCGCCTTGAGTCCTTTTTCCGCCACGTAATCGAGAGATTCCTCGAATCCCCGTCCATTGAACAGAACCATGAACACTCCAAGTTTCACTAATCGAACCTCCTCGATATAACTATTATATCCGTATTTTAAGTTTGAGCTGAATAGGAAAGAGGTGCGAAAAAACCTCATTTTTCGACTTTCGGCGCGGCCGGCAATCGGAGAATGGTACCAGTGGCACGGCCTATTGGCGCTTTACCCCTTAATCAAAATAGACGGCTTTGCCGGTCTTCGCGGATTCGTAGATCGCTTCGAGAATCTGCGTCACGACGAGCGCCTGCTCCGGCTTGACGACCGGCTCTTTGTCTTCGAGAATCGCTTCGAGCCATTGACGCGCTTCGCGGTCTTCGGCATTCTCCGAACCGCCGTCGTAGAACGCGACGCCGCCGGAGCCGAAATCGACTTTGGTCTCGATCAGGCGGCTGCGGTCTTCGCCGTTGATATGCAGGCCGTCCGCCATGTCGGCGCCGCCTTCGGTTCCGCAGAGCAGCGTCTGCGCTTCGCCGAAGTTGCGCACGTTAAGCGCCCAGCTGGATTCGAGCACGATCGTCGCGCCGTTCTCCATTTTGATAAAGCCGAACGCCGAATCTTCGACCTTGAACTGCTCCGGGTCCCACGGACCGAACGCGTTGGCCGCATTCTCGCGGCTGCCCAGCTTGTGGA
This genomic window contains:
- the adhE gene encoding bifunctional acetaldehyde-CoA/alcohol dehydrogenase, which translates into the protein MAVKNEAARTVEPTAEQDIQKLIDNARKAQEAFMQMDQAQIDTVVQAMALAGLDKHMYLARIAIEETKRGVYEDKITKNLFATEYIYHSIKNDKTVGVIEDNEYDSFQKIAEPVGIVMGITPVTNPTSTTMFKALISIKTRNPIIFGFHPSAQYCSSEAARILQEAAVQAGAPEGCIQWIDKPSMDKTNILMNHPDVALILATGGGAMVRAAYSCGKPALGVGPGNVPAFIEKTADIDQAVTDLILSKSFDNGMICASEQAVIIEEPIYDRVKKKMIANGCYFLSKDEIAKLTPSAMNVDKCAVNPAIVGQSAVKIAEMAGITVPATTKILVAEIEGVGTKFPLSAEKLSPVLACYRVKTADEGIARAAEVVEFGGMGHSSAIHSNDDAVIQRFANRLQTGRIIVNSPSTHGAIGDIYNTNLPSLTLGCGSYGRNSTSSNVTAVNLINVKRVARRTVNMQWFKVPDKIYFEKNATQYLAKMPDITRVAIVTDPMMVQLGYVERVQHYLRQRQTPVAIEVFSEVEPDPSTTTVERGRAMMERFQPDCIIALGGGSPMDAAKGMWLFYEYPDTDFNNLKQKFMDIRKRIYKYPRLGKKAKFVAIPTTSGTGSEVTSFAVITDKENGNTKYPLADYELTPDVAIVDPEFVYSLPKVAVADTGMDVLTHAIEAYVSVMASDYTDGLAIKAIQLVFANLEKSALTGDKLAREKMHNASTLAGMAFANAFLGINHSLAHKWGGEYHTAHGRTNAILMPHVIRYNAKKPTKFASFPKYSHFIADERYAEIARILGLPARTTEEGVKSLINAIRDLNRKLGVPETFQELGFDAKQFESRVDYLADRAFEDQCTTANPKMPLVTELADVYRDAFYGRFEE
- a CDS encoding uracil-DNA glycosylase — its product is MKVEFGSAPVAEELIRECLHRSASYDLEGFLLGQGAIPAQIMFVGEAPGATEIVEGRPFTGQAGKVLEEYLKKIGLTRQDIYISSAVRSRPFKDKVVAGTAPGKEPRISRSNRTPTKNEVLAHAPILDAEIELVQPRVIVPMGNIGLHRLIGSHETISSLHGKVLEGPIQRLEEVSDPHSRYVFGDRSYSIFPLYHPAAVIYNRSLEAVIEQDLAALKQFLDLKNNS
- a CDS encoding Crp/Fnr family transcriptional regulator translates to MTQYYHATNHRGNTGCFSESNMQRLEVLMKDRHIPEGSHLFWEGDLADKLYYIKRGRVKLTKSTDEGKELILYMYQSDDMVGQADPFFSSKHSFTAEVIEDTEVGVIEHKDLEVLICQHCDFAIDFMKWMGIHHRLTQTKFRDLMMYGKPGALCSTLIRLGNTYGEKHGETILINKKITHTDLSNMIGATRESVNRMLSDLRKKGAVEYENGMIVITDLGMLQEVCHCEMCPNEICRI
- the pflB gene encoding formate C-acetyltransferase, which codes for MSVIEKEITGANSEAWRGFKAGKWTNHVDTKNFIDENVTPYTGNEKFLAGPTANTNDLWQIVSKLSKEERERGGVWDVDVNTPGSIVSHGPGYLDQAKEQIVGVQTDEPFKRAIQPYGGIRMVIDACKAYGFEVPDSIVETFTNIRKTHNQGVFDAYTPEIRAARKSGIVTGLPDAYGRGRIIGDYRRVALYGVDFLMKQKQREHNETVGEGMDENTIRLREEISEQYRALGELKKMAQLHGMDISKPAVNAKEAFQWVYFGYLAAVKEQNGAAMSLGRVSSFLDVYIQRDLAEGTLTEETAQELVDHFVMKLRIVKFLRTPDYNELFSGDPTWVTESIGGMAVDGTTRVTKSSFRFLHTLYNLGPAPEPNLTVLWSEQLPEGFKKYCAKVSIETSSIQYENDDLMRPIYGDDYGIACCVSAMRIGKQMQFFGARANLAKTLLYAINGGKDEKSGEQIGPEYPAITSEYLDYDEVMKRYVPMMEWLSKVYLDALNIIHYMHDKYSYERIEMALHDRDILRTMACGIAGLSVTADSLSAIKHAKVKPVRNEQGIAIDFEIEGEYPCYGNNDDRVDQIAVQLVEKFMGMIRQHKTYRDSVPTQSVLTITSNVVYGKKTGTTPDGRKAGEPFAPGANPMHGRDKKGALASLSSVAKLPYEESLDGISNTFSIVPKALGKEEETRKSNLVAMLDGYFGSHAHHLNVNVFDREQLMDAMDHPENYPQLTIRVSGYAVNFIKLTREQQMDVINRTFHSNM
- a CDS encoding sugar phosphate isomerase/epimerase family protein, with protein sequence MKLGVFMVLFNGRGFEESLDYVAEKGLKAVEIGTGGYPGNEYCNPEELLADPSKLEAFRKAIESRGLVVSALSCHGNPLHPQKALAKADHDVFLQSVELAQRLGIPVVNTFSGCPGDSEDAKYPNWPVAPWPNDYQDLLKWQWETKVIPYWKEAGKFAEDHGVKIGIELHGGFSAHTPATMLRLREATCEAVGVNLDPSHMWWQGIDPVQAIRILGRAGAIHHFHAKDITIDQSNVNMHGLTDMQSYTQMQDRGWNFRSVGYGHDVKIWADMISELRLQSYDHVVSIEHEDGLMSVDEGFSKAVRNLQQILIEEPAGEMWWV
- a CDS encoding ThuA domain-containing protein, whose amino-acid sequence is MINVTIWNEFVHERRDEKVKAVYPDGIHKQLERALTPEGFAIRTCTLEEDDHGLTREVLDSTDVMIWWGHMAHELVDDSIAEAVAQRVREGMGLIVLHSGHFSKPFKKLMGTGCDLKWREEGEQEILWAVNPSHPIAEGIGENIILEHEEMYGEFFDIPNPDEIVFISNFSGGEVFRSGCTFTRGSGKIFYFRPGHETYPTYYNQDVIRVISNSVRWAYPTQSAKPVYGNTQPLRPLHARELV
- a CDS encoding winged helix-turn-helix transcriptional regulator — protein: MIEQKSEIPMQLCPRFESAFSFLGKRWNGLIIQTLMSGPKRFKDISNQIPMMSDKMLSERMKDLEGEGILTRHVYPETPVRIEYELTEKGRALKPVMEQIQMWAEFWVE
- the pflA gene encoding pyruvate formate-lyase-activating protein; amino-acid sequence: MSHTGRIHSLETFGTVDGPGIRFVLFLQGCLMKCQYCHNPDTWNFDGGREMTVDEVLAEIEPYLNYYRSSGGGLTISGGEPTLQAAFVAEIFREVKQRWGLHTTLDSNGFNNPDKIQYLMDVTDLVLLDIKHIDNDKHKVLTGVSNEQTLRTAKWLSDHGKKTWIRHVFVPGIHDDEHNLRDLGRFIGTLQGVEKFEILPYHQMGIYKWKELGREYPLEGVNSPTDEQVQRAYALIEEGRRMQTV